One window of Campylobacter avium LMG 24591 genomic DNA carries:
- a CDS encoding Ppx/GppA phosphatase family protein, protein MAKRTAVVDLGSNSVRLVIFEKTSRFAFHIFAEYKRKVRLGENAYNNNKILQEESMQRTENTLAYFKDMAFKHKCAKMLIVGTSALRDAPNSADFIKRIKNNLGLNIKCIDGKRESYLGGLAALNLMSNIKNATTLDIGGGSSELCLIRNSKIEDCISLDIGTVRLKELFYDTNKMQELHAFLNDTIKLIPKHFKNDTLIAIGGSLRAISSSIMQKNSYPLKVLHEFKYSLADEKSHIKKIIDTDFNSLSDYGIKKERFDTIKEGALIFLNIAQALNVKDVLTSGVGVREGVYLNDILPPTKKFPHNFNPSVRSLQDRFLNKNDKTNIHIYCAKIFDKLSSLHGLSPSYKNLLINAAKLCNIGSYLSFYFANEHSTYFILNALNYNFSHEEKTLIAILIKLSGKKISPFLLEEYKELLPDVNIISWLNFMLATARLLSKNYSNKERVEFEYKNNVLYIYSKAYIDIAKDEFKKLALPNTSIVIVLNQKPN, encoded by the coding sequence ATGGCTAAAAGAACTGCTGTTGTTGATTTAGGCTCGAATTCTGTTAGATTAGTTATTTTTGAAAAAACTTCTAGGTTCGCCTTTCATATATTTGCTGAATATAAAAGAAAGGTTAGGCTAGGAGAAAACGCCTACAATAATAATAAAATTTTGCAAGAAGAGTCTATGCAAAGGACTGAAAACACTCTTGCATACTTCAAAGATATGGCTTTTAAGCATAAATGTGCTAAGATGCTTATAGTTGGCACTTCAGCCTTAAGAGACGCTCCAAATTCTGCTGATTTTATTAAAAGAATTAAAAACAACTTGGGCTTAAACATAAAATGTATAGATGGCAAGAGGGAATCTTATTTGGGCGGTCTTGCAGCCTTAAATTTGATGAGCAATATTAAAAACGCTACCACTCTTGATATAGGCGGCGGTTCAAGCGAGCTTTGTTTGATTAGAAATTCAAAGATAGAAGACTGTATCTCCCTTGATATAGGCACCGTAAGACTTAAAGAATTGTTTTATGATACAAATAAAATGCAAGAATTGCACGCTTTTTTAAATGATACCATTAAATTAATACCAAAGCATTTTAAAAACGATACTTTAATAGCTATAGGCGGAAGTTTGCGGGCTATTTCAAGCTCTATTATGCAAAAAAACTCTTATCCTTTGAAGGTTTTACATGAATTTAAGTATAGCTTGGCGGATGAAAAATCTCACATAAAAAAGATTATAGATACAGATTTTAACTCCTTGTCAGATTATGGCATTAAAAAAGAACGTTTTGATACTATCAAAGAGGGAGCCTTGATTTTCTTAAACATCGCACAGGCTTTGAATGTCAAGGATGTGCTTACTAGCGGGGTTGGAGTTAGAGAGGGCGTTTATCTTAATGATATCTTGCCGCCTACAAAGAAATTTCCACATAATTTTAATCCTAGCGTAAGGTCTTTGCAAGATAGATTTTTAAATAAAAATGACAAGACTAATATACACATATACTGTGCCAAAATTTTTGATAAATTATCCTCCTTGCATGGCCTAAGCCCCTCTTATAAAAATTTGCTTATAAATGCTGCTAAGTTGTGTAATATAGGCTCGTATTTGAGTTTTTATTTTGCAAATGAGCATAGTACTTATTTTATACTAAATGCGCTTAATTACAATTTCTCTCATGAGGAAAAAACTTTAATTGCTATATTAATCAAACTTTCAGGCAAAAAAATAAGCCCTTTTTTGCTAGAGGAGTATAAGGAATTGCTGCCAGATGTTAATATCATATCTTGGTTAAATTTTATGCTAGCTACGGCTAGATTGCTATCTAAAAACTACAGCAACAAAGAAAGAGTTGAATTTGAATACAAAAACAATGTCCTTTATATTTACTCAAAAGCATATATAGACATAGCAAAGGATGAGTTTAAAAAGCTAGCCCTGCCAAATACAAGCATAGTTATAGTTTTAAATCAAAAGCCTAATTAG
- a CDS encoding CheB methylesterase domain-containing protein, whose amino-acid sequence MKIVLVGSSTGGPNQLKYLFTDLKIENYCVVIAQHMSASFIPSFVRQFNQESLNTVVLASDKEKLELGKIYILQQNSVLDGSLNITINFSEQVTTFKPNVNLLFNSAIQISKTNEILAILLTGMGDDGAQGLFDLYKNGVKCFCESEEDSVVYGMPKRAKELNPNLKQSSLFEIKNELIKFASH is encoded by the coding sequence ATGAAGATTGTTTTAGTAGGTTCTTCAACAGGCGGACCAAACCAACTTAAATATTTATTTACTGATTTGAAGATAGAAAATTACTGCGTTGTCATAGCTCAACATATGAGTGCATCTTTTATACCTTCTTTTGTCAGACAGTTTAATCAAGAGTCTTTAAACACTGTTGTTTTAGCATCTGATAAAGAAAAATTAGAATTAGGCAAAATTTATATCTTGCAGCAAAATTCAGTTTTGGACGGTTCGTTAAATATCACTATAAACTTTAGCGAGCAAGTTACCACCTTTAAACCAAATGTAAATTTGCTCTTTAACTCAGCTATTCAAATATCAAAAACCAATGAAATTTTAGCCATACTGTTGACAGGAATGGGCGATGATGGGGCACAGGGCTTGTTTGATTTGTATAAAAATGGAGTTAAGTGCTTTTGTGAGAGTGAAGAAGATAGCGTTGTGTATGGTATGCCAAAAAGGGCTAAGGAGCTAAATCCTAACTTAAAGCAAAGTAGCTTGTTTGAGATAAAAAATGAGCTTATAAAATTTGCTTCGCATTAA
- the rpiB gene encoding ribose 5-phosphate isomerase B — translation MLRDKIYIASDHGGYKLKNELCAYFKNNAISYEDLGAYNDKSCDYADYAHLLASKIDSNSFGILICGSGIGISIGANRHKNIRCALCNESLSAKLARKHNDANVLALGGRLLGTDLAIDIVTNFINTDFDGGRHKKRIEKIEVC, via the coding sequence ATGTTAAGAGATAAAATTTACATAGCAAGTGACCATGGGGGATACAAGCTTAAAAATGAGCTTTGCGCGTATTTTAAAAACAATGCTATATCTTATGAAGATCTCGGTGCTTACAATGACAAAAGCTGTGATTACGCAGATTATGCACATTTATTGGCTTCCAAAATAGACAGCAACAGCTTTGGAATTTTAATATGTGGCTCTGGAATAGGCATAAGCATAGGTGCAAACAGACATAAAAATATAAGATGTGCCCTTTGCAATGAAAGCCTAAGTGCAAAATTAGCTAGAAAACATAATGATGCAAATGTCTTAGCACTTGGCGGAAGATTATTAGGCACTGATTTAGCCATAGACATAGTTACAAATTTTATAAATACCGACTTTGATGGCGGAAGACATAAAAAAAGAATTGAAAAAATAGAGGTGTGCTAG
- a CDS encoding CheR family methyltransferase: protein MNQEINFTDEELTSFIRLMNELSGNDLSEKKAALSVKLKSFLKDYTQVSNFKEFLLRLQYDKKLRQDTIDFITVNETYFYRELSQLKEALYYLKSLDRKVNILCAPCSSGEEVYTLALLAISNFTKDSLQILGIDINSKAIQKAKEAVYQGRSLHRLSEGEKSRYFQKDGNTYTLKTSELCRCRFELCNVFDKKFLELGKFDVIFSRNMMIYFDYESRLKFVENLHKVANSECRLYIGNADLMPDTEYWSKVFMPRGGTYYIKN from the coding sequence TTGAATCAAGAGATTAATTTTACAGATGAAGAATTAACTAGCTTTATAAGGTTGATGAATGAGCTTAGCGGCAATGACTTAAGCGAGAAAAAAGCTGCTTTGTCGGTTAAGCTAAAAAGCTTTTTAAAAGATTACACTCAAGTATCTAACTTTAAAGAGTTTTTGCTTCGTCTTCAGTATGATAAAAAATTAAGGCAAGATACCATCGACTTTATCACCGTTAATGAGACATATTTTTATAGAGAACTTTCGCAGCTAAAAGAGGCTTTGTACTATCTTAAGTCTTTGGATAGAAAGGTAAATATTTTATGCGCTCCTTGTTCTAGCGGAGAAGAGGTTTATACTCTAGCCTTGCTTGCTATTTCAAATTTCACCAAGGATAGTTTGCAAATTTTAGGCATAGATATTAATAGCAAAGCCATACAAAAGGCTAAGGAAGCTGTCTATCAAGGCAGAAGCTTGCATAGACTTAGTGAGGGTGAGAAAAGTAGGTATTTTCAAAAAGATGGCAACACTTATACTCTTAAGACAAGCGAGCTTTGTAGGTGCCGTTTTGAGTTGTGCAATGTTTTTGATAAGAAATTTTTAGAGCTTGGCAAATTTGATGTGATTTTTTCAAGAAATATGATGATTTATTTTGATTATGAGTCAAGGCTGAAATTTGTGGAAAATTTGCATAAGGTGGCAAATTCTGAGTGTAGGCTTTATATAGGAAATGCTGATTTGATGCCTGATACTGAGTATTGGAGCAAGGTATTTATGCCAAGGGGCGGAACTTATTACATAAAAAACTAG
- the apt gene encoding adenine phosphoribosyltransferase — protein sequence MMKLKDEEKKYLENSIRTVLDFPKKGIVFRDITTLLNDKKALSFLLEHLSKYYENANLDFVVGIESRGFIFASMLCAKLKLPFVPIRKPNKLPFETFFEEYDLEYGKDRIEIHKDAFLGKKDAKILLVDDLIATGGTALAAYKLIQKTGANCVEACFLINLKDLSGAKKLQEFTSVYSILEF from the coding sequence ATGATGAAGTTAAAAGATGAAGAAAAAAAATATCTAGAAAATTCGATAAGAACCGTTTTAGACTTTCCTAAAAAAGGCATAGTTTTTAGAGACATAACAACCTTACTTAATGATAAAAAGGCACTTTCTTTCTTGCTAGAACACTTAAGTAAGTATTATGAAAACGCAAATTTAGACTTTGTTGTCGGCATAGAAAGCAGAGGTTTTATATTTGCTTCTATGCTTTGTGCTAAACTTAAACTTCCTTTTGTGCCCATTAGAAAGCCTAACAAACTGCCTTTTGAGACATTTTTTGAAGAGTATGATTTAGAATACGGCAAGGATAGGATAGAAATTCACAAAGACGCTTTTTTAGGTAAAAAAGACGCAAAAATTTTACTAGTAGATGATTTAATCGCAACCGGAGGAACCGCTCTAGCAGCCTATAAACTCATACAAAAAACAGGTGCAAACTGCGTTGAAGCTTGTTTTTTGATAAATTTAAAGGATTTATCTGGAGCAAAAAAACTACAAGAGTTCACCTCTGTATATAGTATTTTAGAGTTTTAG
- the plsY gene encoding glycerol-3-phosphate 1-O-acyltransferase PlsY produces the protein MLSFGGINLLLYICVYLFSSIPFGFVLAKVFADVDIKTLGSNSIGATNVLRVVKEKDKALAKKLAFATFALDFLKAFLPILCAKFAGFDDNVLWSIGVFAVVGHCFSFYLSLEGGKGVATGAGVMAVLLPLELLIALCVWFVCIKLFKISSLASLLAALVFITSSFIIHYDMSINTHAPVILICLIVFYKHIPNIKRMIFKEENKFV, from the coding sequence ATGCTAAGTTTTGGAGGCATAAATTTACTTCTTTATATCTGCGTTTATTTGTTTTCTTCTATACCATTTGGCTTTGTTTTGGCCAAGGTCTTTGCTGATGTGGACATAAAGACTTTAGGAAGCAATAGCATAGGTGCTACCAATGTTTTAAGAGTGGTTAAGGAAAAGGATAAAGCTTTGGCAAAAAAGCTAGCTTTTGCTACATTTGCTTTGGACTTTTTGAAGGCATTTTTGCCTATATTATGTGCTAAATTTGCCGGTTTTGATGATAATGTTTTATGGAGTATAGGGGTTTTTGCTGTTGTGGGGCATTGTTTTTCATTTTATCTTTCTTTAGAGGGAGGCAAGGGCGTTGCAACCGGTGCAGGTGTAATGGCTGTGCTTTTACCTTTGGAGCTTTTGATTGCTCTTTGTGTTTGGTTTGTGTGCATAAAATTATTTAAAATTTCGTCTTTAGCGTCTTTGCTAGCAGCACTTGTTTTTATCACCAGCTCTTTCATCATACATTATGATATGAGTATAAACACGCACGCACCGGTTATACTAATCTGCCTTATAGTCTTTTATAAACATATACCAAATATAAAAAGAATGATTTTTAAAGAAGAAAATAAATTCGTATAA
- a CDS encoding type II secretion system F family protein, with product MKRYKITLKNGDELIINASSKLKASELAFKKSLQVARIEEVQYFSFKQKLKDYDLLVFFKELAILLSSNISLQVALTELEKNSTKSLKPFLQKLTKLVNSAQNLHTAFKNSGFKFSNTELSLIEIAQHTGELSLVFEKLSELRQKKIENSKKLKKALAYPCFVFLVLILAFFLVMLFVIPQFKSLFDEFNVSLPLLTRVFLSSYELLEKFYILFIAVPLITLFALIILYKTNNTFSYLIDKIIMKIPILSKLIFYTQSSQFFFVFSLLNENKIELVKALTLAKTSYENKFLARKIDELIKFVRQGLSLEKAFAKIKLYDGISLSMISIAMQSAKLDELSKNISFYYEDKADSMIAVLLTLIEPIMTFFVASLLLFLALAIFLPMWELNNISNF from the coding sequence GTGAAAAGATACAAAATAACGCTTAAAAATGGCGATGAACTTATAATCAATGCAAGCAGCAAGCTAAAAGCTAGCGAGCTGGCCTTTAAAAAGTCTTTGCAAGTAGCTAGGATAGAGGAAGTGCAGTATTTTAGCTTCAAGCAGAAATTAAAAGATTATGATTTGCTTGTCTTTTTTAAGGAATTAGCCATTTTATTATCCTCTAATATAAGCTTACAAGTAGCTTTAACAGAGCTTGAGAAAAATTCCACAAAGAGCTTAAAACCTTTTTTGCAAAAACTAACAAAGCTAGTAAATAGCGCACAAAATTTACACACAGCCTTCAAAAATAGCGGCTTTAAATTCAGCAACACAGAGCTTAGTTTGATTGAGATAGCACAACACACAGGCGAACTCAGCCTAGTTTTTGAGAAACTAAGCGAACTAAGGCAAAAAAAGATTGAAAATTCAAAAAAACTAAAAAAAGCTTTAGCGTATCCTTGCTTTGTGTTTCTTGTTTTAATACTAGCCTTTTTTTTGGTAATGCTTTTTGTAATTCCGCAATTTAAGAGTTTATTTGATGAATTTAATGTATCTTTGCCCTTGCTTACAAGAGTGTTTTTAAGTTCTTATGAGCTGCTTGAAAAATTTTATATATTATTTATCGCTGTGCCTCTTATCACGCTTTTTGCGCTAATCATACTTTATAAGACAAATAACACTTTTTCTTATCTGATAGATAAAATAATAATGAAAATTCCAATACTTTCAAAGCTGATATTTTACACACAAAGTTCGCAATTTTTCTTTGTTTTTTCCCTTTTAAATGAAAATAAAATAGAACTTGTAAAGGCCTTAACTTTGGCAAAAACAAGCTATGAAAATAAATTCTTAGCAAGAAAGATAGATGAGTTGATTAAATTTGTACGACAAGGATTAAGCCTAGAAAAAGCCTTTGCAAAAATTAAGCTTTATGATGGGATAAGTCTTAGCATGATAAGCATAGCCATGCAAAGTGCAAAATTAGACGAACTTAGCAAGAATATATCGTTTTATTATGAGGATAAGGCAGATAGCATGATAGCTGTACTACTCACACTGATAGAGCCTATCATGACCTTTTTTGTGGCGAGTTTGCTTTTATTTTTAGCACTTGCGATATTCTTGCCTATGTGGGAGTTAAATAATATCTCAAATTTCTAG
- a CDS encoding GspE/PulE family protein yields MIYDEKLFEIYDDKKSLKEIQKIQNIDEIKFLKSFAKYKNLDFIDLDSENINLNLMQKLPMSLLNDKNFILFKDDEKHYHIATAYTVPFSFLDRIGQCLKEKILKIHIAHPSQISFLIDEYLLKDKIQNLCFELKEELKNKSHKEQSAVSKLFELILNEAVRLKASDIHFEINSSEGLVRFRIDGLLTVFLKFEYEIYNALIFYIKLLANLNVAEQRKAQDSSFSMKIRACEYDFRFSSLPILYGETVVLRILERKETVLNLDELNFNKINLEKYKKSIALPHGLILLTGPTGSGKSTSLYASLNEIKDENKKIISAEDPIEYRLDMVQQIVLNEKIGLSFNNALRAILRQDPDVIMIGEIRDEQSLDIALKASLTGHLVFSTLHTNDAISAITRMIDMKAPHYLLSSALKVVIAQRLIRKLCKHCKIKNEDDEFYKASSCKRCNYTGYAGRELVSEFLFIDDEISELIRLNASKDEILKQARKNNFETMFENALKKASLGISSLDEIHRVLG; encoded by the coding sequence ATGATTTATGATGAAAAACTTTTTGAAATTTATGATGATAAAAAAAGCTTAAAAGAAATACAAAAAATTCAAAATATAGACGAAATAAAATTCTTAAAAAGCTTTGCAAAATACAAGAATTTAGACTTTATAGACTTAGATAGTGAAAATATCAACCTAAATTTAATGCAAAAACTGCCTATGTCACTGCTAAATGATAAAAATTTCATACTCTTTAAAGACGATGAAAAGCACTATCACATAGCCACTGCTTACACAGTGCCTTTTTCATTTTTAGATAGAATTGGGCAGTGTCTAAAAGAAAAAATACTAAAAATACACATAGCCCACCCGTCTCAAATAAGCTTTCTTATAGATGAGTATTTGCTAAAAGATAAGATACAAAATTTGTGTTTTGAGTTAAAAGAGGAATTAAAAAATAAGAGCCACAAAGAACAAAGTGCTGTGTCAAAGCTGTTTGAACTTATACTTAACGAGGCGGTTAGACTAAAAGCAAGCGATATACATTTTGAAATAAATTCAAGCGAAGGTCTTGTAAGGTTTAGGATAGACGGGCTTTTAACGGTATTTTTGAAATTTGAGTATGAAATTTATAATGCCCTTATTTTTTACATAAAACTGCTAGCAAATTTAAATGTGGCCGAGCAAAGAAAGGCACAGGATTCTAGCTTTTCTATGAAAATAAGAGCTTGTGAATATGACTTTCGTTTCTCTTCGCTGCCGATTTTATACGGTGAAACAGTTGTGCTTAGAATTTTAGAAAGAAAAGAAACGGTGCTTAATCTAGATGAGTTAAATTTCAACAAAATAAATCTTGAAAAATATAAAAAAAGCATCGCCCTACCCCACGGCTTAATACTCCTAACAGGTCCTACGGGCTCTGGAAAAAGCACAAGTTTATATGCTAGTTTAAATGAAATAAAAGACGAAAATAAAAAGATAATTAGCGCAGAAGATCCCATAGAATACCGCTTAGACATGGTTCAGCAAATTGTTCTTAACGAAAAAATAGGACTAAGTTTTAATAATGCCTTAAGAGCCATCTTAAGACAAGACCCAGATGTGATAATGATAGGTGAGATAAGAGACGAGCAAAGCCTTGACATAGCCTTAAAAGCTTCATTAACAGGACATTTAGTCTTTAGCACGCTACACACAAATGATGCTATATCAGCCATTACAAGAATGATAGACATGAAAGCCCCGCATTATCTTTTATCAAGCGCATTAAAAGTTGTCATAGCGCAAAGACTTATAAGAAAGCTTTGTAAGCACTGTAAAATAAAAAATGAAGATGATGAATTTTACAAGGCCTCATCGTGCAAAAGGTGTAATTATACAGGATACGCTGGCAGAGAGCTTGTGAGTGAGTTTTTATTTATAGATGATGAAATTTCAGAGCTTATAAGACTTAATGCCTCAAAGGATGAAATTTTAAAACAAGCTAGAAAAAATAACTTTGAAACCATGTTTGAAAATGCGCTTAAAAAGGCCTCTTTGGGCATTAGTAGCCTAGATGAAATTCACAGGGTTTTAGGGTGA
- a CDS encoding DedA family protein has product MFGLEETLKTILYDYKDLAYIIIFLWCTLEGELALILGGIFAHEGHVNLALIIFVAGLGGFVGDQIYFYIGRYNKKYIQKKLKKQRRKFAVAHLLLQKFGWPIIFIQRYMYGFRTVIPMSIGITRYSAKKFAIVNLISAWIWAAITILLAWYFGETIWSFVAWAGEHWYYAALIIVSFLCLVIFAFKQLEKSILKKRTHQ; this is encoded by the coding sequence ATGTTTGGTTTAGAAGAAACACTAAAAACTATACTATATGATTACAAGGATTTAGCCTACATTATAATATTTCTTTGGTGCACCCTTGAAGGAGAATTAGCACTTATACTTGGCGGAATTTTTGCACACGAAGGACATGTAAATTTAGCTTTAATCATCTTTGTAGCCGGGCTTGGCGGCTTTGTAGGAGATCAAATTTATTTTTACATAGGCAGATACAACAAAAAATACATACAAAAAAAGCTAAAAAAACAAAGACGCAAATTTGCGGTTGCTCACCTGCTCTTGCAAAAATTTGGTTGGCCTATAATTTTCATACAAAGATACATGTATGGCTTTAGAACCGTAATTCCCATGAGCATAGGCATAACTCGTTACAGTGCGAAAAAATTTGCTATTGTAAATTTAATATCTGCTTGGATTTGGGCTGCTATAACCATACTTTTGGCTTGGTATTTTGGTGAAACTATATGGAGTTTTGTGGCTTGGGCTGGAGAGCATTGGTATTACGCTGCCTTGATTATAGTATCATTCTTATGTTTGGTGATTTTTGCTTTCAAACAACTTGAAAAATCCATTCTTAAAAAAAGGACACATCAATGA
- the hsrA gene encoding homeostatic response regulator transcription factor HsrA — protein sequence MRILVIEDDISLNKSIVSSLGELGYQTDTSENFKDGEYYIGVRHYDLVIVSWNLPDGDGVDIINAIKQKSPRTAVIITSANNSIEDEIKALKAGADDYVRKDTNFDVLLVRIEIRLRMGGSNVITINDLTINPDEEKISYKGQDIELKGKPFEVLAHLARHSDQIVSKEQLLDAIWEEPELVTPNVIEVAINQIRQKMDKPLNISTIETVRRRGYRFCYPKK from the coding sequence ATGAGAATTTTAGTTATTGAAGATGATATTTCTCTTAACAAGTCTATAGTAAGCAGTCTTGGCGAATTGGGTTATCAGACTGATACTTCAGAAAATTTTAAAGATGGTGAGTATTATATAGGCGTAAGGCATTATGACCTGGTTATTGTAAGTTGGAATTTGCCAGATGGCGACGGTGTTGACATAATAAATGCCATTAAACAAAAATCACCTAGAACAGCCGTAATTATCACTTCGGCAAATAATTCTATAGAAGATGAGATTAAAGCTTTAAAAGCCGGTGCTGATGATTATGTAAGAAAGGACACGAATTTTGATGTTCTTTTGGTTAGGATAGAAATAAGACTTAGAATGGGTGGCTCAAATGTCATAACCATAAATGACCTTACTATAAATCCAGACGAAGAAAAGATTAGCTACAAGGGTCAGGATATAGAGCTAAAGGGCAAGCCTTTTGAGGTTTTGGCACACTTAGCAAGGCATTCAGACCAAATAGTTTCAAAAGAACAGCTCTTAGATGCGATTTGGGAGGAACCAGAGCTAGTAACGCCTAATGTAATCGAGGTTGCGATAAATCAGATTAGACAAAAGATGGATAAACCTCTTAATATTTCCACAATAGAAACAGTTCGCAGAAGGGGATATCGTTTTTGTTATCCTAAAAAATAA
- the trpA gene encoding tryptophan synthase subunit alpha translates to MVDFKAFYKDKANVAYMVMAYPNFKLCEDFLNKLDESDIDILEIGIPYSDPISDGKIISEAALKALEGGADIEKIFTSLEKIKTKKALVFLVYYNLIFSYGIKKFVKRAKELNIKGLIVPELVYEENEDLFKECVKNGIALIPLISLTTPKARIEKILTRASGFVYAVASIGITGGVKSELAVIEKLVKDIKEFTNLPVFVGFGVKTNEDVKELRKICDGVIIGTAMVESFKDNDLDKILQTSSKLFASN, encoded by the coding sequence ATGGTTGATTTTAAAGCTTTTTACAAAGATAAGGCAAATGTGGCTTACATGGTTATGGCGTATCCAAATTTCAAGCTTTGCGAGGATTTTTTAAACAAACTTGATGAAAGCGATATTGATATACTAGAAATAGGCATACCCTACTCAGACCCAATCTCTGATGGTAAAATCATAAGCGAAGCAGCACTCAAAGCCTTAGAAGGCGGTGCTGATATAGAAAAAATTTTCACAAGCTTAGAAAAAATCAAAACAAAAAAAGCCTTAGTTTTTTTAGTTTATTACAATCTAATATTTTCATACGGCATAAAAAAATTTGTAAAAAGAGCAAAAGAACTTAATATAAAAGGTTTGATTGTGCCAGAGCTTGTTTATGAGGAGAATGAGGATTTGTTCAAAGAATGTGTGAAAAATGGCATAGCTCTAATACCTCTTATAAGTCTTACCACCCCAAAGGCAAGGATTGAAAAAATTTTAACAAGGGCCTCAGGCTTTGTTTATGCTGTCGCTAGCATAGGCATAACAGGCGGTGTGAAATCTGAGCTTGCTGTGATTGAAAAATTAGTAAAAGACATAAAAGAATTTACAAATTTGCCCGTTTTTGTGGGCTTTGGCGTAAAAACAAATGAGGATGTGAAAGAACTAAGAAAAATATGCGATGGGGTGATAATAGGAACGGCCATGGTAGAAAGCTTTAAGGATAATGATTTGGATAAAATTTTACAAACAAGTTCTAAACTTTTTGCCAGCAATTAA
- the fliN gene encoding flagellar motor switch protein FliN: MSEQLNEYGEHVGLLETYDDILDITVDFVSELGMTSMSVHDLLQLDVGSVIDLEKPAGESVELYINKRIFGKGEVMVYERNLAIRINEILDSKTVLQYFKKELQ, translated from the coding sequence ATGAGCGAACAACTAAACGAATACGGAGAGCATGTAGGTCTTTTAGAAACCTATGATGATATACTAGACATAACAGTTGATTTTGTTAGCGAACTTGGTATGACTAGCATGAGTGTTCATGATTTATTACAACTTGATGTGGGTTCTGTTATAGACCTTGAAAAGCCTGCCGGAGAAAGCGTTGAGCTATATATCAACAAAAGGATCTTTGGCAAGGGCGAAGTTATGGTTTATGAAAGAAACCTGGCCATTCGTATCAATGAAATTTTAGATTCTAAAACAGTGCTTCAGTATTTTAAAAAAGAATTACAATGA